The Aspergillus chevalieri M1 DNA, chromosome 5, nearly complete sequence genome includes a region encoding these proteins:
- a CDS encoding uncharacterized protein (COG:S;~EggNog:ENOG410Q05F;~InterPro:IPR012337), which translates to MLAKIARGILSTPASGAAVERLFNCARDVCHYRQGQLKPDTIKGLMLHLFSPKFELEQSELQMIKENLSSGDAAMLDQIMKPVPLNEVEPISDNEEEGCEDDDLSDDLDSSDDDHLEEELTLTQIITQRKQA; encoded by the coding sequence ATGCTTGCAAAGATAGCACGGGGTATCCTCTCGACACCTGCCAGTGGTGCTGCTGTTGAACGGCTCTTTAATTGTGCTCGTGATGTCTGCCACTATCGTCAGGGGCAACTAAAACCAGACACAATCAAAGGTCTGATGCTCCACTTATTCTCACCAAAGTTTGAGCTTGAACAAAGCGAGCTACAGATGATCAAGGAGAATTTGTCCAGTGGCGACGCTGCTATGCTTGATCAGATAATGAAGCCTGTACCTCTCAATGAGGTCGAGCCGATCAGCGATAATGAAGAAGAGGGCTGCGAAGATGATGATCTATCTGATGATTTAGACAGTTCAGACGATGATCATTTAGAGGAAGAGTTGACTCTCACACAGATTATAACTCAGAGAAAGCAAGCATGA